Within the Corynebacterium sp. sy039 genome, the region GTCTTTCACATCGGAACCGGATACCACTGCGTCACGGGCTAGCAGAATGCGAGCCAAGCCCGACATTCCAGCACCACCAATACCAATGAGATGTACTCGGGATAAATCAATAGATCCTGACATCGGTTGCTCAACCATATAACGACCTCCCTTTATTTCTTTACTGCCGCACACATTCGCTCAGCAATGATAGCTGCCGCATTTCCTAGTCCTGCGGCATCAGCAGCTTGAGCCATCTGCTCATACACTTCTTCGTTGCCGATAGTTTCGTTAATCTGTTGGATGAGAGTATGTGCTGATAATTGTTCATCACTCATCAATCGTGCGGCACCTGCTGCCACCACCTCCTGCGCATTAAGCGCTTGCTCGCCATTGCCATGCGGAAGTGGAATGTAGAGCGCCGGAATACCTAAAGCAGTAATTTCTGCCACGCTCATGGCACCAGAACGACACACCATAAAATCTGCAACACTATATGCTGCTGCCATATCGTCGATATAGGGCACTGCAACATAGTGCGGCACCTGCACTGGCGCTTCATTTTTCTTGCCATAAGCATGAAGAATCTGATACCCCTGCGTAGTCAATTCCTCAGCAGCAGCGCTCACTGCCTGGTTAATACTGCGTGCTCCTTGTGAACCACCAGTAACAACAATTGTCTTACGACGTGGATCCAATCCCCACTGCTCATATGCCCGAGAACGAGCAGCACGAGTATCTTCAGCAAGCGAAGCACGAATAGGAATACCAACTACTTCGCCTTGAAGACCTGAACCTGCTACAGCGTTAAAACCAGTTCCCCCCAGGAAAACACCTAGCTTATTTGCCAAACCTGCGCGTGCATTAGCCTCATGAACAAAATAAGAAATCCCTAAAGATCGTGCCGCTAAATATGCTGATGCGGCAACATAACCACCAAATCCAATGACCACATCAGCATTATGTGCTTTGAGTATTGCGCGCGTTTGCCGAAAACTCTTGAGAATCTTCCACGGCAATTTCACCAGTTCCGCATTTATCGAACGTGGAATAGGAACTGCCTCAATGAGCTTTAACTCAAAACCACGCTGGGGAATGATGTTTTTTTCTAAACCACGCTCTGTCCCTAGGGCGATAACCTCAACCCCCTGCGTCTTTAATTGCTCCGCAACTGCTAGCGCTGGTTCGATATGACCAGCAGTACCGCCGCCTGCCACTACTGCATTGATCTTCATTTTTTACTCCAGTGTGCCTTCATTCTCATTGTGTCTTTGTGTCTTTTGCTACGGGCTTGTCTAGCTACCGCGCCGGTCATCTCTAATCTGATTACGAGAGTCAATCATATAGTTGCTGTGGTTACCACGATTTCTATTCTGCTCTACCTGATCTGGATAGTGAGGGCGCGTTTGGCGCGCAGCAGTATGGCGAGAAGATTCCACATGCCGATAGTGTGTGCGCTGTGTAGGACGTGGCGCTAGCTGCGTCTGCGACTTCCGTGAACGTGCAGAAAAGGAGGATGCTTTTCGACGTTGCTGCGGCGCTCTTTGATACTTCATGTGCGCAAAATCAGCATCATGTTCCTCTTCATCTACCAGTCCTCTCAGGCTTGGTTCTGGTAGAAAGAAAATCTGATCCAGTGCTGGTCGTCCATAAAATGACATAGCTTCCATAGCTTCTGGTTCATGACGTGCGCAATTAGCTAAAAGCCCCATAGCTCCCAGAGTAATAATCGCAGACGTACCACCTGCAGAAATCATTGGCAGCTGGATACCGGTTAC harbors:
- the murG gene encoding undecaprenyldiphospho-muramoylpentapeptide beta-N-acetylglucosaminyltransferase; its protein translation is MKINAVVAGGGTAGHIEPALAVAEQLKTQGVEVIALGTERGLEKNIIPQRGFELKLIEAVPIPRSINAELVKLPWKILKSFRQTRAILKAHNADVVIGFGGYVAASAYLAARSLGISYFVHEANARAGLANKLGVFLGGTGFNAVAGSGLQGEVVGIPIRASLAEDTRAARSRAYEQWGLDPRRKTIVVTGGSQGARSINQAVSAAAEELTTQGYQILHAYGKKNEAPVQVPHYVAVPYIDDMAAAYSVADFMVCRSGAMSVAEITALGIPALYIPLPHGNGEQALNAQEVVAAGAARLMSDEQLSAHTLIQQINETIGNEEVYEQMAQAADAAGLGNAAAIIAERMCAAVKK